The DNA segment TTTTAGATGTCAGCACGCATCGATATGTTACCTTGGATACCATCGATAAGTTTATTGAAGAAGAGTCAGATTACATCAAAAGATTATTGATCAAGCCTTAACAGCACAAGCCTTAAATAAAGCTCGTCGAGTTCCCTTAAAGAAGAGGATGCGACGAGCTTTTTAGTTTATTTAACTAGATCAAGATTCCGTACTTTGGAAAAAGTTCATGTTGACAGAAGTCGAGGTGATATTTGATGGCACGTTGAAAGAGGAGCCAATCGCTATGATCAAATTCGCTACCGTGGTTGTACAATTTTGACAAGGAATAAGTGTCCCTATCTCCCAAGGCCTCTTTAAACCATAATTTTGAATCGTACTCATGATGGAGGCTAACTCCAAAGATCTTGTTCGCATAGGCTTCTTGCCAGCGTTCCACCCGTTCGTACATGGGTAAGTCTATTCGTAAAAAGTCGTCTAGTTGACCGTAAAAGAGATCCAGCTCTTCTGAAGGGGTATCAAACCATTCAGGCTTAAGATAGCGGATGTCATGGCAAAATAGATGGTAGATTTCAAAGATGAAATTGCGAATGGATACTAAATCCATATCGGTCTTCATCCGCCTATATTTATTTTCCATCAACTCAGAAACCTCTTCATGAATGAAGGTATCGATGAGTATATGGACGTAGATTCCAAGGTAATAAAGACCGAATTCCTGATCAAGGTTTGTCAGGACAAAACGTTTAAGTAAACGCATCATCTCGCTATGGGCATGGCTCTTGACTCGTTCCTGAAAGGTTTCACCTTCTCCGGATGGGAAGAAGTGAAACGGCAAGTAGATTTCAAGTGTCTTATCTTTTTTTGTTAGTAAAAGCGATAGATCCCGATAAGCTGATCTTGTAGGTTCGTAGTCGGTTCCATCTGAAAAGTGAATGGTTTTTTTTGATGTGTTATCATCAATATACTCAGCGGAGTAAGCTATAGTGAATGCGTTTTGTGGTGTTAAGCCAGATTTCACAGCCAGTAGGTAAATCAGGTAAAAATGTAGATCGGTTTTCATAACGCTACACCTCCTAACTTATAGTTACCTTCAAAAAGATTAAAGTTAACTTAAATTTCATTATTTCAAGTAATATTCTTGTATAATTTAGGTAGTATGACTCATCTTGATTGAGCAGAACTTAAAACACATGGGAATTCAATTTAGAGTAGGATATGAACAATAGGAGCCTGAATAATGAAAACACTCATTTTAAACGGATCACCAAGAAAGTCGGGTGACACGATGGCGCTAATCAATCAGCTGACACAAGTACTTAAGGGTGAAGTTGTTCAGATCAACGCTTATGATAAGAAAATCGCATCTTGCACCGACTGCAGGTACTGCTGGTCGAATCATGACTGCATCATTAAAGATGATATGCAAGAGGTCTATCAACTTGTAGAAACAGTCGATGTAGTCGTGATTGCGTCTCCTCTTTACTTTTCAGAACTGACAGGTGAACTTTTAGGAGTGCTCAGTAGGTTTCAAAAGTATTATGCGCGAAGAATTATCCAAAAGGACAGCGCATTCAAGCTAAAGCCCAAACATGGTTTGTTAATCTTAACAGGTGGTGGCGACGGCGGGCCTGGGCCAGCGATTGAAAGAACGTCGATTTTATTTAGACAATTGAACGTAGAGTCGGTAGGCACTGTAACGTCGTAAAAACAATGACACTGCCAGCTTGTGAGGATGAAGCAGCGTTGAGAAAACTTATAGAATATGCGGCGCTGCTGAATGAATGCTAGCGTGATGAAGGAGGTACTATGGAGAAGTTGGTTCAGGCATTAGAAAAACATTCAACTTGGAAAAGAGCCTTGTTCCTATTTATTGTGAGTATGCTGTTTGCGACACTGATCATTACGATGTTTTTCGGCAGAATCCAGTTGGATGCGAACGCAACGATGGATTCACTTACAAGCTATACAAGCGAGGTGTTTCATAATAGTCTTGAGCTACAAGGTGAAGCAGGCAGGACCGGATACTTGCAGCTACATATAATTGATTATCTGTTCATGTCGGTGTTCTATTTATGCATGGCCATGACCCTGCAGCTACTGATAAAAAAAGTCTTCACCACCGATAAGGTTCGGTATTTAGCGCTTATTCCGTTTATCGCTCTGTTATGTGACTTTGGTGAGAATGTCATGATTGATGTGTCTATATGGATGTTTCCTAGACAGTCGCAGCTGATGGGAGTACTTGCAGGTTATTTTACTGCGACTAAAATGATGGTGATCAACATTACGCTGGTCGTCATAGCGGCTCTTGTTATCGCCCGCGTCTGGTCAGGCATCTTCAAAGGGGCTAAAAGCAGGCGATAAGCACAATGAAATTGGCTTTAAAGCGGTTGAAATGGATGAAGCGGGACCTAGCCATATAAATATTTTAATCATCGACTTAATATTCTGAAAAATGGTATACTTATGTAAACATGGGTGATAAGGAGAGTTTAGATGAACTATTTATTGGCGGCAGTGATCGTAGTAGGCGTTTTATATCATTTAGTTTACCGTTTTAAGATTCAAAAAAAAGCACAACGTGTTGGATTACCATCGGAAAAGAACAAGATTATTTCGAACGTAGTTGAAGAGTTACATCACTTATCGGATAAGAACATAGACCTTATCAGTGGCTTTACTTACTCGATAGAAGCAATGACTATAGAAATGAGTCAAGTGGTCAATGAAGTAAGCAACATGTCCGCCAATGCGCAGGAACAGTCAGCGACAATGACAGCGCTCACGCATTTTTTTCAGGAAGTACAAGCGCTTATGGACATCTTAAAGGAGCAATCGCTCAGTTCAAAAGAGATGAGCTCGACAGCTTACCATACGGTTGCTGACAATCAGCACAGCATCATAAATACGGTTTCAGCTTTTGAAGACTTAAAAGGGTTCGTGCTTGCTGCGACCGGGAGTTTATCCAATCTGAATCAGCAAACAGAAAAGGCCGATGAACTTATTTCAAGTATTGCGCGAATATCGGGGCAAACAAACCTGCTCGCACTCAACGCCTCTATCGAAGCTGCTAGGGCAGGTGAGGCTGGCAGAGGATTTTCTGTAGTTGCCGAGGAAATCAGAAAGTTGGCTGAGGAAACCTCGCTGGTGGTTACTGATATCACACACCTATTAAAAGAGATCAATAGGATATCAGACAGTGTCAAAGGCAGTATGGAAGTGACTTCTGATGGGATTGAAACCCAGTCCAATCAACTGCAAAATGCGGTTATAAACTTAAGAACAATTGAAACGACTACTTCAACGCTTGTTGAGACAAACGCTGAACTGTTCGAGCGTACGAGTTCTGCCGCGACTTCGTTTAGTGAAGCAATGAACATGGTAAACGACCTTAATGACGCAATTGAAGATGTGGCAAAGGGAGCAAGCGAGATCAACTCATCGATTTCTGCTCAGGCAGGGGCGGTGGAAAGTCTATCGGGCTCATTGACTAGCCTTGAGACCATGCAATTTGAGTTTGCAAAAAAACTGGATAGCATATCAGACACAAGGGACAAACGAATTGTTGTAGCGACGTCCGCATATGAACCTTATATCATACATGATAAGAAGAGCAGTAAGGTGAGTGGAATCGATGTGGATCTACTCAAGCGTATTTATGAACCTAAAGGTTATGAAGTTGACTTTAAGATCGTTCCTTGGGAGACTTCGATCAATATGATAAGGAGTGGGGTTTCTGATATTCTACCTACACTCTCTAAAACCAAAGAACGGGAACAGTTCATCGCATTTTCGAACTCCTATCGAGCAGAAAACAGATATGCTTTCTACACACAGTCTGATAAAGCGATAAAGATAAACAGTTATGTTGACTTAAGAGGTAAGAAGATCGGCGTGCTTGCCGGTTATACCTACTTTGATGCTTTCGACAAGGATAGTCGTCTAAAAAAGGAAGCCAGTGCGAACGATGCCATCTTATTTGAAAAACTCGAACGAGGTCAAGTTGATGTTGTCATCATGAACGAGCACGGCGGAGATTATTACTTGTCTCAACACAAGCTTGGGAAGAATGTTGTCAAAGAAAGTTATATTGAAGTTGATCGTGGAGCGGATCCAACCTATATGGGATTCCCTATATCAGATAAGAAAAAACACTTGAAAGAACTATTCGACGCAGCCCTTTCGGAAATGGTGAATGAAGGCGCCTTAATAGAAATCGAAAAAACCTATATCGCTTAATCATAACTGAAATACACCTCATCGCTTTAATGGATGAGGTGTATTTTTTACGTTTTCGTGGAATGACAATATTTGACAGCGGAAGCGTCATAAGTATGGATCTAGCCTAATCACTATTATTCCGTCAGAAACATTACGCTAAAGACAAGAAAAGACGCGTTTATGAAATAATTGAACAGATGAGCTCTTGATTTGGTACCTTATTGTTAGAAAGGAGGTCGAACAATGGTTTCGTTAAAAAATGTATGTTGTGAATCAATGAATGATTATCTGGTATCTCATAGGCAGCTTAGT comes from the Fusibacter sp. A1 genome and includes:
- a CDS encoding flavodoxin family protein, with translation MKTLILNGSPRKSGDTMALINQLTQVLKGEVVQINAYDKKIASCTDCRYCWSNHDCIIKDDMQEVYQLVETVDVVVIASPLYFSELTGELLGVLSRFQKYYARRIIQKDSAFKLKPKHGLLILTGGGDGGPGPAIERTSILFRQLNVESVGTVTS
- a CDS encoding methyl-accepting chemotaxis protein — encoded protein: MNYLLAAVIVVGVLYHLVYRFKIQKKAQRVGLPSEKNKIISNVVEELHHLSDKNIDLISGFTYSIEAMTIEMSQVVNEVSNMSANAQEQSATMTALTHFFQEVQALMDILKEQSLSSKEMSSTAYHTVADNQHSIINTVSAFEDLKGFVLAATGSLSNLNQQTEKADELISSIARISGQTNLLALNASIEAARAGEAGRGFSVVAEEIRKLAEETSLVVTDITHLLKEINRISDSVKGSMEVTSDGIETQSNQLQNAVINLRTIETTTSTLVETNAELFERTSSAATSFSEAMNMVNDLNDAIEDVAKGASEINSSISAQAGAVESLSGSLTSLETMQFEFAKKLDSISDTRDKRIVVATSAYEPYIIHDKKSSKVSGIDVDLLKRIYEPKGYEVDFKIVPWETSINMIRSGVSDILPTLSKTKEREQFIAFSNSYRAENRYAFYTQSDKAIKINSYVDLRGKKIGVLAGYTYFDAFDKDSRLKKEASANDAILFEKLERGQVDVVIMNEHGGDYYLSQHKLGKNVVKESYIEVDRGADPTYMGFPISDKKKHLKELFDAALSEMVNEGALIEIEKTYIA
- a CDS encoding DUF6765 family protein — protein: MKTDLHFYLIYLLAVKSGLTPQNAFTIAYSAEYIDDNTSKKTIHFSDGTDYEPTRSAYRDLSLLLTKKDKTLEIYLPFHFFPSGEGETFQERVKSHAHSEMMRLLKRFVLTNLDQEFGLYYLGIYVHILIDTFIHEEVSELMENKYRRMKTDMDLVSIRNFIFEIYHLFCHDIRYLKPEWFDTPSEELDLFYGQLDDFLRIDLPMYERVERWQEAYANKIFGVSLHHEYDSKLWFKEALGDRDTYSLSKLYNHGSEFDHSDWLLFQRAIKYHLDFCQHELFPKYGILI